Proteins found in one Clostridium butyricum genomic segment:
- a CDS encoding beta-glucoside-specific PTS transporter subunit IIABC: MGKYQNLAKDIVKNVGGKGNINGLTHCITRLRFKLKDESKANDDVIKNMDGVVTLVKSAGQYQVVIGNHVTEVFDDVCEVAGISGGSSSRSETKEKQGIGAAIIDFISGVMTPILAMMTACGMIKGGLALVQFLGLIDQGSGLYTLINGIGDSIFYFFPIALGYTSANKLGMNPFLGMMIGAGLVYPTYQNVDLQILGHVFNVSYSSSVLPIIITNVFAAFIYKYLNKIIPDVIKTFFVPMLVLLISVPAGFMLIGPAANVVSQWIAGGITGAYNVSPVIAGILLGGLWQVLVLFGVHMAIVAIGIMQIASGQPSPIFSLFFAATFAQTATVFAIWLKTKDKKLKAIALPAWISGIFGVTEPAIYGITLPRIKQFVITCIAAALGSAYLGFTNSLTYQMAGLGVFSIPGFINPDGGAWFGPVAICLTISMGLSFAATMITYKDDVKEHTKKASDNKKEVINNESLNKSEIIIKAPLEGNSIPLKEVQDAAFSQGALGKGMAIVPNKGEVKSPVNGELTTLFPSLHAIGITSEDGAEILIHVGFDTVQLEGKYFKAHASQGDKIKVGDLILEFDIDAIKKEGYSVETPVVVTNGDSFLDVIESKPKAITNNDTLITVIK; this comes from the coding sequence ATGGGTAAGTATCAAAATTTAGCAAAGGACATTGTTAAAAATGTCGGAGGAAAAGGAAACATCAATGGATTAACACACTGTATCACAAGGCTTAGATTCAAGCTTAAAGATGAATCTAAGGCAAATGACGACGTAATAAAAAATATGGATGGTGTTGTTACGCTTGTTAAAAGCGCAGGGCAATATCAGGTTGTCATTGGAAATCATGTTACAGAAGTGTTTGATGATGTATGTGAAGTTGCAGGAATAAGCGGAGGATCATCGTCTCGAAGTGAAACAAAGGAAAAGCAAGGAATAGGTGCAGCAATTATTGATTTTATTTCAGGCGTAATGACACCAATACTTGCTATGATGACAGCCTGCGGTATGATTAAAGGCGGACTTGCATTAGTACAGTTTTTAGGCCTCATAGATCAAGGCTCAGGATTGTATACACTTATTAATGGGATTGGAGATTCAATATTTTATTTCTTCCCAATAGCTCTTGGATACACATCAGCTAATAAACTTGGAATGAATCCTTTCTTAGGAATGATGATTGGTGCGGGTTTAGTTTATCCAACTTATCAAAATGTTGATTTACAAATTTTGGGTCATGTATTTAATGTATCATATTCTAGTTCAGTATTACCAATTATTATTACAAATGTTTTTGCAGCATTTATTTATAAATATTTAAATAAAATTATTCCAGATGTAATAAAAACATTCTTTGTACCTATGCTTGTATTATTAATTTCAGTTCCAGCTGGATTTATGCTTATAGGACCAGCAGCTAATGTAGTATCACAATGGATTGCAGGTGGAATCACAGGAGCTTATAATGTGAGTCCAGTAATAGCAGGAATATTACTAGGTGGATTATGGCAAGTATTAGTTTTATTCGGTGTACACATGGCAATTGTAGCCATTGGAATAATGCAAATTGCATCAGGACAGCCTTCACCAATATTCTCATTATTCTTTGCAGCAACATTTGCACAAACTGCAACGGTTTTTGCAATTTGGCTTAAGACTAAAGATAAAAAGTTAAAAGCAATAGCTCTGCCAGCATGGATTAGCGGTATCTTTGGTGTTACTGAACCAGCTATATACGGAATAACTCTTCCAAGGATAAAACAATTTGTTATAACTTGTATAGCAGCTGCTTTAGGTAGTGCATATTTAGGATTTACAAACAGTCTTACTTATCAGATGGCAGGGCTTGGTGTGTTCTCAATACCAGGATTTATAAATCCAGATGGAGGAGCATGGTTTGGACCAGTTGCAATCTGCTTAACAATTTCAATGGGATTATCATTTGCAGCAACAATGATTACTTACAAGGATGATGTAAAAGAACATACAAAAAAAGCTTCAGATAATAAAAAAGAAGTTATAAATAATGAAAGTCTTAATAAAAGTGAAATTATAATAAAAGCACCACTTGAAGGTAATTCTATTCCATTAAAAGAAGTTCAAGATGCAGCATTTTCACAAGGAGCTTTAGGCAAAGGTATGGCAATAGTACCAAACAAGGGTGAAGTGAAATCACCTGTAAATGGAGAACTTACAACTTTATTCCCAAGCCTTCATGCAATAGGAATAACATCAGAAGATGGAGCAGAAATATTAATTCATGTAGGTTTTGATACAGTTCAGCTTGAAGGGAAGTATTTCAAAGCTCATGCATCACAAGGTGATAAGATTAAAGTCGGAGACCTTATTTTAGAATTTGATATAGATGCAATTAAAAAAGAAGGATATTCTGTTGAAACACCTGTTGTTGTTACTAATGGAGATAGCTTCTTAGATGTTATTGAATCTAAACCAAAAGCAATAACAAATAATGATACTTTAATAACTGTTATAAAATAA
- a CDS encoding IS256 family transposase produces the protein MTKKIDTNFDYNEEIKKCKTIDDVMGKNGLIQKLVKDVLENILEGEMEEHLGRNKYERTESNNQSNRNYRNGYSSKNLRSSFGDVDLDVPRDRNAEFEPQIIKKYETVCTELDKKIISLYAKGMSTSDIQSEIEDLYGIKISPSMVSKITDKVLASATEWQNRALDKIYPIVYLDAMYFKVRSNGKIINKAVYICLGYTMDGYKDILGIWVDEAEGAKFWLGICNDLKNRGVKEILIACMDGLKGLPQAIKTVFPSVNIQTCIVHQIRNSIKYIASKDKKAFMKDLKEVYKASTEELALAQLDNLKSFWGNKYAIVIDSWYNNWSNLSTFFDFSPSIRKMIYTTNALEGFNRQIRKFTKVRVIFPTDESLNKCVYLATMEIIEKWSQPTPNWGATLAELSIIFEDQLKDELA, from the coding sequence ATGACAAAAAAAATTGATACTAACTTTGACTACAATGAAGAAATAAAAAAATGTAAAACCATCGATGATGTTATGGGTAAGAATGGGCTAATACAAAAACTTGTAAAAGATGTCCTTGAAAATATATTAGAAGGCGAAATGGAAGAGCATCTTGGAAGAAATAAATATGAGCGTACAGAATCAAATAATCAAAGCAATAGAAACTATAGAAACGGGTATAGCAGTAAAAATCTACGAAGCTCCTTCGGTGACGTCGACTTAGACGTACCACGTGATAGAAATGCAGAATTCGAACCTCAAATTATAAAGAAATATGAAACTGTCTGTACTGAGTTAGATAAAAAAATTATATCTTTATATGCTAAAGGTATGAGTACAAGTGATATCCAATCAGAGATTGAAGATCTATATGGAATAAAAATATCTCCATCGATGGTATCTAAAATAACAGATAAAGTACTCGCTAGCGCTACCGAATGGCAAAATAGAGCTTTGGATAAAATATATCCTATCGTTTATTTAGATGCTATGTACTTTAAAGTTAGAAGTAATGGAAAGATAATTAATAAAGCTGTTTACATTTGTTTAGGATATACAATGGATGGCTATAAAGATATTTTAGGTATATGGGTTGATGAAGCAGAAGGTGCTAAATTCTGGTTAGGAATTTGTAATGACTTAAAAAATAGAGGAGTTAAAGAAATATTAATTGCATGTATGGATGGTTTAAAAGGATTACCACAAGCTATTAAAACAGTATTTCCATCAGTAAATATTCAAACATGTATTGTTCACCAAATTAGAAATTCAATCAAATATATAGCTTCAAAGGATAAAAAGGCATTTATGAAGGATTTAAAAGAAGTTTACAAAGCATCAACTGAAGAACTTGCGTTGGCGCAGCTAGACAATTTAAAATCTTTCTGGGGTAATAAATACGCTATAGTTATTGATTCTTGGTATAATAATTGGAGTAATCTATCAACATTTTTTGATTTCTCTCCAAGCATAAGAAAGATGATATATACTACCAATGCACTTGAAGGGTTTAATCGTCAAATACGTAAATTTACTAAGGTTAGAGTGATCTTTCCTACAGATGAATCGTTAAATAAGTGTGTTTACTTAGCTACGATGGAAATAATAGAAAAATGGAGTCAACCTACTCCAAATTGGGGTGCTACGCTAGCGGAGCTATCAATAATATTTGAAGATCAACTAAAAGATGAATTAGCTTAG
- a CDS encoding retropepsin-like aspartic protease: MIVKNVIIDTGAFHTIISTDFLDKLGAKFADDDKLIEASGYGGASSYAVRKRIDGIACNNIELKDFKIDFGEIDPNERVNDLLGLDFLMKAELVIDLVELIMYKKN, translated from the coding sequence ATAATTGTAAAGAATGTTATTATTGACACAGGTGCATTTCATACAATAATATCAACAGATTTTTTAGATAAATTAGGAGCAAAATTTGCAGATGATGACAAACTTATAGAGGCATCAGGATATGGTGGAGCTTCTAGTTATGCTGTTAGAAAGAGAATTGATGGTATTGCTTGTAATAATATTGAATTAAAAGATTTTAAAATAGATTTTGGAGAAATTGATCCAAATGAAAGAGTTAATGACTTGCTAGGATTAGATTTTTTAATGAAGGCTGAACTTGTTATAGATTTGGTAGAATTGATTATGTATAAGAAAAATTAG
- a CDS encoding 6-phospho-beta-glucosidase, whose translation MGFSENFLWGGATAANQCEGAYNEGGRGLATVDVQPIGKDRFPVALGKRKMFDFEDGYFYPAQKGIDFYHHYKEDIKLFAEMGFKTFRMSIGWSRIFPNGDDITPNKEGLDFYHSVFEECRKYDIEPLVTIAHFDVPMNLVTKYGSWKNRKLVDLYVKYCSVLFNEYKDLVKYWLTFNEINMLLHLPFTGAGLVFEEGENQEQIKYTAAHNQLVASAKATKIAHEINPDFMIGCMLAAGNTYANTPNPNDVFKSLQADREGYFFVDVQSRGYYPNYALKELERKGVVVPFEDGDKELLKENTVDFISFSYYSSRLTSADPEVNKETEGNVFATLRNPYLQASEWGWQIDPLGLRITLNSLYDRYQKPLFIVENGLGAKDELVNGTVEDDYRISYLKEHIKAMKDAVELDGVDLIGYTSWGCIDLVAASTGQMSKRYGFIYVDRDDEGNGTYKRYKKKSFEWYKKVIESNGEELD comes from the coding sequence ATGGGATTTTCAGAAAATTTCTTATGGGGTGGAGCAACTGCTGCAAACCAATGTGAAGGTGCATACAATGAAGGAGGAAGAGGACTTGCAACTGTAGATGTTCAGCCTATCGGTAAAGATAGATTTCCTGTAGCTCTAGGAAAGAGAAAGATGTTTGACTTTGAAGATGGTTATTTTTATCCAGCTCAAAAGGGGATAGATTTTTATCATCATTATAAAGAAGATATAAAATTATTTGCAGAAATGGGATTTAAGACATTCAGAATGTCTATTGGATGGTCTAGAATTTTTCCAAATGGAGATGATATCACTCCAAACAAAGAAGGATTAGATTTTTACCACTCAGTATTTGAAGAATGTAGAAAATATGATATAGAGCCATTAGTTACAATTGCTCACTTTGATGTGCCTATGAATCTTGTAACAAAATATGGATCATGGAAAAATCGTAAATTAGTAGATTTGTATGTTAAATACTGCAGTGTTCTATTTAATGAATATAAAGATCTTGTTAAGTACTGGCTTACTTTCAATGAAATAAATATGCTTCTTCATCTTCCTTTTACAGGTGCAGGATTAGTATTTGAAGAAGGTGAAAACCAAGAACAAATTAAGTATACTGCGGCACATAATCAGCTTGTAGCAAGTGCAAAAGCTACTAAAATTGCACATGAAATAAATCCTGATTTCATGATAGGATGTATGCTTGCAGCAGGTAATACTTATGCAAATACACCAAACCCTAATGATGTATTTAAATCCCTACAAGCTGATAGAGAAGGCTATTTCTTTGTAGATGTACAATCTAGAGGATATTATCCAAACTATGCATTAAAAGAACTTGAAAGAAAGGGAGTTGTGGTTCCTTTTGAAGATGGAGATAAGGAATTACTTAAGGAAAATACTGTAGACTTTATTTCATTCAGCTACTATTCTTCAAGACTTACATCAGCTGATCCAGAAGTAAATAAGGAAACTGAAGGAAATGTATTTGCAACACTTAGAAATCCATATTTACAAGCTTCAGAATGGGGATGGCAGATTGATCCATTAGGCCTTAGAATTACATTAAACAGCTTATATGATAGATATCAAAAGCCTTTATTTATAGTTGAAAATGGGCTTGGAGCTAAAGATGAATTAGTAAATGGAACTGTAGAAGATGACTACAGAATATCATACTTAAAAGAACATATTAAAGCAATGAAGGATGCAGTTGAACTTGATGGAGTAGACTTAATAGGTTATACATCATGGGGATGCATAGATTTAGTTGCAGCAAGTACAGGGCAGATGTCTAAACGTTATGGTTTTATCTATGTAGACAGAGATGATGAAGGAAATGGAACATACAAGAGATATAAGAAAAAATCATTTGAGTGGTATAAAAAAGTTATTGAATCAAACGGAGAAGAATTAGATTAA
- a CDS encoding superoxide dismutase codes for MKYEKWPLEYKYKDLEPYIDKKTVCIHYTKHLQAYVDKLNKAVEGYEKFTDGKTIEEILYYPEDIPLEIKKDVINQGGGVANHNLYFSILAKKPKKCPDGQLLDAIVNKYGSLENLKNEISNKAVTVFGSGYSWLVVNDKKELDVITTANQDSPLSLKMKPILTIDVWEHAYYLKYQNLRADYVKNIWNVIDWSKVEKNYLCEKSY; via the coding sequence TAAAGATCTAGAACCCTATATTGATAAAAAAACGGTGTGTATACATTATACAAAGCATTTACAGGCATATGTAGACAAATTAAATAAGGCTGTTGAAGGATATGAAAAATTTACAGATGGAAAAACCATAGAAGAAATCTTATACTATCCTGAAGACATTCCATTAGAAATAAAAAAAGACGTAATAAATCAAGGTGGTGGAGTGGCTAATCATAATTTATACTTTTCCATACTTGCAAAAAAGCCTAAAAAATGCCCAGATGGACAGCTATTAGATGCAATTGTAAATAAATATGGAAGTTTGGAAAATTTAAAAAATGAGATTTCTAATAAAGCAGTAACTGTTTTTGGATCAGGATATTCATGGCTTGTTGTTAATGATAAAAAAGAACTTGATGTAATAACAACTGCAAATCAAGATTCACCACTAAGCTTAAAGATGAAGCCAATATTAACAATTGATGTTTGGGAACATGCATATTATTTAAAGTATCAAAATTTGAGAGCTGATTATGTTAAAAATATATGGAATGTAATAGACTGGAGTAAAGTTGAAAAAAATTATTTATGTGAAAAGTCGTATTGA
- the licT gene encoding BglG family transcription antiterminator LicT, with translation MIIKQILNNNVVISENDKNEEIVVMGRGLAFGAKKGQVIPEDRIQKVFTDEKNCDFIHFTKLLSEIDLVNFEFIENLINYVKSTLGKKLNNSIYITLTDHINTLLERAATNAYVKNTMLWDIKRIYRDEFKIARDVVCRINERLGSNFDDNEAASITMHIVNAELETNMKTAVDITKTMTDILNIVKYHFKIIYDEECLSYYRFVTHLLFFTQRVFNSKTYTNDKETDLFDMVKEKYSEMYKCTLKIKEFLYDEYNYDLEDEECLYLTIHIAKVVRESKSL, from the coding sequence ATGATAATTAAGCAGATATTAAATAATAATGTTGTAATTTCAGAAAATGATAAAAATGAGGAAATTGTGGTAATGGGAAGAGGCCTTGCTTTTGGTGCAAAAAAGGGACAGGTAATACCAGAAGATAGGATTCAGAAAGTATTTACAGATGAAAAGAACTGCGATTTCATTCATTTCACAAAACTTTTAAGTGAAATTGATTTAGTGAATTTTGAATTCATAGAAAACCTTATTAATTATGTGAAATCAACACTAGGAAAAAAACTTAACAATTCTATATATATAACTTTAACAGATCATATTAATACACTGCTTGAGAGAGCCGCAACCAATGCATATGTAAAAAATACAATGCTTTGGGATATAAAGAGGATATATAGAGATGAATTTAAGATTGCTCGCGATGTAGTATGCAGAATAAATGAAAGGCTCGGTTCTAATTTTGATGATAATGAAGCAGCAAGCATAACGATGCATATAGTGAATGCAGAACTTGAAACTAATATGAAGACAGCAGTGGATATAACTAAGACAATGACTGATATTTTAAATATAGTGAAATATCATTTTAAAATAATATATGATGAAGAATGTTTATCATATTATAGATTTGTAACACATCTTTTATTCTTTACTCAAAGAGTATTTAATAGTAAGACTTATACTAATGATAAAGAAACGGATTTATTTGATATGGTAAAAGAGAAATATAGTGAAATGTATAAATGTACTCTTAAAATAAAAGAATTTTTATATGATGAATATAATTATGATTTAGAAGATGAGGAATGTTTATACCTTACGATTCACATTGCAAAAGTAGTTAGAGAGAGCAAATCTTTATAG